The following DNA comes from Amycolatopsis albispora.
CCCCATTCTATCGCACAGGTGTACGACAGTCAGCCGAAACCACTAGGCCATACAGGCGAAGAAAAAGCCGACCACCGCCCACACCTCCCCCGCCTCGGTCCACAGCCAAAAACACGGCTCGGTTTCCTTTGTCAAGGTACTCTTTCCCGCCTTGACAAAGGAAACCGAGCCGTCGTCACAATAAAAGACCGGGGCGGGGGACCCCTACGCACCGTCCGCGGACACCATCCGATCCAACCACAAATGAGAAACCGCCTCCCGAATCTCCGCCCCATACTTCGCCGCCAACCGCAACGCACCCAAATTATCGACCAGCTGACCCACGCTACTCGCGCCAAACAAAACATTCGAAACCGGCTCATACGCCAAGCAAAACGCGATCGCCAACTGAGAAGCACTAACCCCAAACTCCGCCGCCACCTCCGCAACCACCCCAGCAGCCTCCCGAACAGACGCCCGAATCCCCCCGACATCAGCCCCAATCTTCCGTCCGGGCCGACGACCCAACAACACCCCACCCTCAAACACATCCGAAGCCTGCAACCCAAACCCCTCACCAAAAAACGCCGAATAATACGACCCCTCAGCCATCGACCGCCGCACCACGCTGTACTTCAACTGCGCGAACTTCGGCCCCGGCAACCCCTCTCGCGCCGCGAACTCCAACGCCGACGCCAAATCATCCGCACGCCAATTGTTCACCCCCCACACCGAGAACCGGCCAAGCCGAACCTGCTCCGCCACCTCCGTCACAATGCGCGGCACATCCGGCCGCTCGAAGTAGTCGCCCACCACCACCGCCTCCGCCCGCTCCACCCCGACCCGCTCGAACGACACGGCCAACTGCTCGGCGAACCCGGTCTTCGGGTAGTCCCACAACCACAGCTTCCCGCACAACTGGTAGTCCTCACGCGCAATCCCCGCCGCCCGGATCGCCTCTCCGAAGATAATGTCGGTACGCGACTGCTCGGCATGCGGCCCCATGTTGTAGTGCGCCACGTCGAACAACGTCACCCCGGCGTCCACCGCCCGCCGCAGCAAGCTCACCGCGTCGTCGAAGTCCATGCGATCCCACGTGTTCCACGAACCCAACCCCAGCGCCGACGCACCAAAGCCAAGCCCGTCCCGCTTCTCCAACACAACGCGCCCCTTTCCACGACAACGACCCCAGTTTTAGTCTACGATCGTAGAATGAACAAGAGAACCGTGCTGGTGACCGGCGGCGCCAGCGGCATCGGCCGCGGCATCACCGACGCCTTCCTCGCCCACGGCGACCACGTCGTCGTCGCGGACCTCGCCACCCCGGAGAGCAGCAACGCCGAGCACATCCACCTCGACATCTCCGACGCCCACCAGATCGACACCGCCATAACAACAATCACCCGCCAACGCCCGATCGACGTACTCATCAACAACGCGGGCCTGGCCGCCGGCAGCGCCCCGCTCACCGAACTGGACATCGACGTCTTCGACCGCTGCGTACGCGTCAACTTCCGCGGCACCTTCCTGATGACCAAAGCCGTCGGCGCACACATGATCAACACCGGTACCCGCGGCACGATCGTGAACATCTCCTCGATCGGCGCCCGGCAACCAACCCCCGGCCTCGGCCACTACGAAGCCACCAAAGCCGCCGTCGAAGCACTCACCCGCTCGGCCGCGCTCGAACTGGCCCCGCACGGCATCCGCGTCAACGCCGTCGCACCCGGCCCGGTCCTCACCCCCATGACCGCCGGATTCGCCGGCAACCCCGAAGCCCGATCAGCCTGGGAATCAAGAATCCCCCTGGGCACCATCGCCTCCGTCGCCGACGTCGTCCCCTCAGTCTTGTTCCTCGCCTCCCCCGACGCCGGCCACCTCACCGGCGTCAGCCTCCAGGTCGACGGCGGCCAGTTGCTCACCTGAATACACCACCCGGCCACCAACCACCGTCATCGAAACGCCCACCTCCGGCAAGTCCTCAAAAGCAACCCCAAACGGATCCACCGCCAGCACACAAAAATCCGCCACCCGTCCGACCGTCAACGCCCCCTTCCACCCCGCCGCCCCGTCCTGCAACGCAGCCGCAGTCGTATAACACCGCAACAACCGCCGCAACAACCCACCGTCCACACCGGACACTCCCAGCAACCGGCCAGCCGCAGCGACGTGAACCCGCCAATCCGGTGTAACCACCGGCGCGTCACTGCTCAACGTCAACGACACCCCCGACCCCAGCATTTCCGCCAACGGCCAAGCCCGCCCAGCCACCTCGCCCCCGAGCGCCTCAGCCACCATCGGCCGCATCGCCTCCGCAATCGCGGGCTGAGTGGTCAACCCCACCCCCAGGGAAGCCATCCGCGCCAACTGCGCCCCCGTCACCAGATCACCATGCACCACATGATCACCCCGCCGAAGCGACCCCAGCGCCGCCTCGATACTCCGATCACCGGTCGCATGAACCCCCACCACCAACCCCGCCTCGTGCGCCAACGAGATCATCGCCGCCAACTCGTCCTCACCGCCGACAAGCAACGAACCATGCGTCCCGTCCGCGTAACAATGGTGCGTCCAAGCCGACCGCATCGGCGGAATGCCGTCAGCAAAAATCTTCACCCCGCCGACATTGAGCCACAACGGATCCGAAACAGGCACCGGCGAAGCCAACCCACTCTCGAAACCAGCCAGCGAACTGGGCCCGTCAAGCAGCCCGAACAACCGCAACACCGTCACTCGAGCCCGCAGCAAACCTTCCTCCGCCAGAAGCGCGTATTCCTCCAGCACCTCGGACCCGAAGCACCCGGTCTCCCCCGGCCCCAACCCCGGTTCGGTGTAACTGGTGATGCCCAGCGACGCGCACACCTCGCCCGCCCGCAGGATCGCCGCCCGCAGCTCGGCCGCTTCCTCACCGGTGAATCCGCCAAGCAGCGTCTCCGGCCAGCGCGTCCCGAGCCA
Coding sequences within:
- a CDS encoding SDR family NAD(P)-dependent oxidoreductase gives rise to the protein MNKRTVLVTGGASGIGRGITDAFLAHGDHVVVADLATPESSNAEHIHLDISDAHQIDTAITTITRQRPIDVLINNAGLAAGSAPLTELDIDVFDRCVRVNFRGTFLMTKAVGAHMINTGTRGTIVNISSIGARQPTPGLGHYEATKAAVEALTRSAALELAPHGIRVNAVAPGPVLTPMTAGFAGNPEARSAWESRIPLGTIASVADVVPSVLFLASPDAGHLTGVSLQVDGGQLLT
- a CDS encoding aldo/keto reductase; the protein is MLEKRDGLGFGASALGLGSWNTWDRMDFDDAVSLLRRAVDAGVTLFDVAHYNMGPHAEQSRTDIIFGEAIRAAGIAREDYQLCGKLWLWDYPKTGFAEQLAVSFERVGVERAEAVVVGDYFERPDVPRIVTEVAEQVRLGRFSVWGVNNWRADDLASALEFAAREGLPGPKFAQLKYSVVRRSMAEGSYYSAFFGEGFGLQASDVFEGGVLLGRRPGRKIGADVGGIRASVREAAGVVAEVAAEFGVSASQLAIAFCLAYEPVSNVLFGASSVGQLVDNLGALRLAAKYGAEIREAVSHLWLDRMVSADGA
- a CDS encoding amidohydrolase; amino-acid sequence: MPSQQVFPSLVVRGGPIHTFDPAGSVVSALAVRDGRITALGDDVVAGPDTEVIELADRAVLPGINDSHLHAAWLGTRWPETLLGGFTGEEAAELRAAILRAGEVCASLGITSYTEPGLGPGETGCFGSEVLEEYALLAEEGLLRARVTVLRLFGLLDGPSSLAGFESGLASPVPVSDPLWLNVGGVKIFADGIPPMRSAWTHHCYADGTHGSLLVGGEDELAAMISLAHEAGLVVGVHATGDRSIEAALGSLRRGDHVVHGDLVTGAQLARMASLGVGLTTQPAIAEAMRPMVAEALGGEVAGRAWPLAEMLGSGVSLTLSSDAPVVTPDWRVHVAAAGRLLGVSGVDGGLLRRLLRCYTTAAALQDGAAGWKGALTVGRVADFCVLAVDPFGVAFEDLPEVGVSMTVVGGRVVYSGEQLAAVDLEADAGEVAGVGGGEEQD